A single region of the Triticum dicoccoides isolate Atlit2015 ecotype Zavitan chromosome 2B, WEW_v2.0, whole genome shotgun sequence genome encodes:
- the LOC119362109 gene encoding transcription factor RAX2-like: MGRAPCCDKNNVKKGPWSPEEDAKLKEFMDKHGTGGNWIALPQKAGLRRCGKSCRLRWLNYLRPNIKHGEFTEHEDRVICSMYASIGSRWSIIASQLPGRTDNDIKNYWNTKLKKKLMGSTTMAGAGPPPRAPRQNHHQHRPVLLPYSSSPHSNYSNFFPGAGALLQQSAEPLTLQPQDHYMLGSSASLNPMANNNGASAVQLQMLHATAAHRQLQVKEECGSGGAMIAFGCGDQQSCSSSDATQYAGGQYVHGGRHHGKEMSFDNNNGYSAYGMYGAGAGAVEQEHKLSFQLQQQQAQLDYSYEEIKQLLMTAAASGPDGTGGLIHDPELIGAHAAAAASGKLTMM; the protein is encoded by the exons ATGGGGAGGGCGCCGTGCTGCGACAAGAACAACGTGAAGAAAGGGccatggtcgccggaggaggacgccaagctcaaggagttcatggacAAGCACGGCACCGGCGGCAACTGGATCGCCCTCCCGCAGAAAGCAG GGTTGAGAAGATGTGGCAAAAGTTGTAGGCTTAGATGGCTAAACTACCTGAGGCCTAACATTAAGCATGGGGAGTTCACTGAGCATGAAGATAGGGTCATCTGCAGCATGTATGCAAGCATTGGAAGCAG GTGGTCGATCATCGCGTCGCAGCTCCCCGGCCGGACTGACAATGACATCAAGAACTACTGGAACACCAAGCTGAAGAAGAAGCTCATGGGCTCCACCACCATGGCCGGTGCCGGCCCTCCGCCGCGCGCGCCACGGCAGAACCACCACCAACACCGGCCGGTCCTGCTGCCCTACTCATCGTCGCCCCACTCCAACTACAGCAACTTCTTCCCCGGCGCCGGCGCCCTCCTCCAGCAGTCCGCGGAACCCCTAACCCTACAACCACAAGACCACTACATGCTCGGTAGCTCAGCCTCCCTGAACCCCATGGCTaacaacaacggcgcctccgcggtaCAGCTACAGATGCTGCACGCAACGGCGGCCCACCGGCAGCTGCAGGTGAAGGAGGAATGCGGCAGCGGCGGCGCCATGATCGCGTTCGGCTGCGGCGACCAGCAGAGCTGCAGCTCGTCGGACGCGACGCAGTACGCCGGCGGCCAGTACGTGCACGGCGGCCGCCACCACGGGAAGGAGATGAGCTTCGACAACAACAACGGGTACAGCGCGTACGGAATgtacggcgccggcgccggcgccgtggAGCAGGAGCACAAGCTGTCGTTTCAGCTTCAGCAGCAGCAGGCGCAGCTGGACTATAGCTACGAGGAGATCAAGCAGCTGCTCatgacggcggcggcgagcggccccGACGGCACCGGCGGCCTGATCCACGACCCGGAGCTGATCGGCGCGCACGCGGCAGCGGCCGCCAGTGGGAAGCTGACGATGATGTAA